In Candidatus Roseilinea sp., one DNA window encodes the following:
- a CDS encoding oxidoreductase gives MTQLKFAIFGAGFWAQFQLAGWYEVGGVECVAIYNRTRAKAEKLAQRFGVPRVYDDAEALLGAEQLDFVDIITDVDTHAKFTLMAAQRRIPVICQKPMAPSLATAEEMVRTCREAGVPFFIHENWRWQTPIRALKAVLDEARIGRSFRARIDMISGFPVFKNQPFLAELEQFIITDLGSHTLDVARFLFGEAHSMYCQTRRVHPNIKGEDVATMVMAMGESNAIVTVNMAYAENYLEHDRFPETYFFIEGERGSIELGPDFWLRVTTADGTHARRVPPPRYAWADPAYDVVHSSIVPCNADLLRALCGEGAAETTGEDNLKTARLVFAAYDAAAGNRVIQLA, from the coding sequence ATGACACAACTGAAATTCGCTATCTTCGGCGCCGGTTTCTGGGCGCAGTTCCAACTGGCCGGCTGGTATGAGGTCGGCGGCGTGGAATGCGTCGCCATCTACAACCGCACTCGAGCGAAGGCCGAGAAGCTGGCCCAACGCTTCGGCGTGCCGCGCGTCTACGACGACGCCGAGGCCCTGTTGGGTGCCGAGCAGCTCGACTTCGTGGACATCATCACCGACGTGGACACGCACGCCAAGTTCACCTTGATGGCGGCGCAACGCCGCATCCCGGTGATCTGCCAAAAGCCGATGGCTCCTTCCCTCGCCACTGCCGAGGAGATGGTGCGGACATGTCGCGAGGCCGGCGTGCCGTTCTTCATCCATGAGAACTGGCGCTGGCAAACGCCGATCCGCGCGCTGAAGGCTGTGCTTGACGAAGCACGCATCGGCCGGTCGTTCCGGGCACGCATTGACATGATCTCCGGCTTCCCGGTATTCAAGAACCAGCCGTTCCTAGCTGAACTGGAACAGTTCATCATCACCGACTTGGGCAGCCACACGCTCGACGTGGCGCGCTTCCTGTTCGGCGAGGCGCACAGCATGTACTGCCAAACCCGGCGAGTCCATCCCAACATCAAGGGCGAAGACGTAGCAACGATGGTCATGGCGATGGGTGAGTCGAACGCCATCGTCACCGTGAACATGGCCTACGCCGAGAACTACCTGGAGCACGACCGCTTCCCGGAGACCTATTTCTTCATCGAAGGCGAACGGGGTTCGATTGAGCTTGGGCCGGATTTCTGGCTGCGAGTGACGACGGCGGACGGCACACATGCGCGCCGCGTCCCGCCACCGCGCTATGCCTGGGCCGATCCGGCATACGACGTCGTGCACAGCAGTATCGTGCCGTGCAACGCCGACCTGTTGCGCGCGCTGTGCGGCGAAGGCGCAGCAGAGACGACCGGCGAGGACAACTTGAAGACGGCGCGGCTGGTGTTCGCAGCGTACGACGCTGCAGCAGGCAACCGCGTCATTCAACTGGCATAG
- a CDS encoding 2-dehydropantoate 2-reductase: protein MGAMFGGRLAHAGYDVTLVDVNTAAIDHINAHGVIVEEKSGNQIVSKANATADPASAGVQDYVLVFTKCYHTESAVRAALPMIGPNTTVVSLQNGWGNAPRIASIVGEDKVFCGVTYNSGALKGLGHTLQGGVGVTHVGELNGGVSARVHALAAALNEAGLETKASDNVLKEIWSKLALNVCTLPTAAVYAWEARKLIEHQGMKDLMAELLKETVAVAHAQNIPMDYDERWNAIIGLLERIAPTLKGSMPTDIEHKRRTEIDVINGAIVEAGQRLGIPTPYNNTMVWLIKSLEETFGIEN from the coding sequence ATGGGTGCCATGTTCGGTGGCCGGCTCGCTCACGCCGGTTACGACGTGACGCTGGTGGACGTGAACACAGCCGCCATTGACCACATCAACGCCCACGGTGTGATCGTCGAGGAGAAGAGCGGCAACCAGATCGTCAGCAAGGCCAATGCCACCGCCGACCCGGCCAGCGCCGGCGTGCAGGACTACGTGCTGGTGTTCACCAAGTGCTATCACACCGAGAGCGCAGTGCGCGCGGCTCTGCCGATGATCGGGCCGAACACGACAGTTGTGTCGTTGCAGAACGGCTGGGGCAATGCGCCCCGCATCGCGAGCATCGTCGGCGAAGACAAGGTGTTCTGCGGCGTGACCTACAACAGCGGCGCGCTCAAAGGTCTGGGGCACACGTTGCAGGGCGGCGTCGGCGTCACGCACGTCGGCGAGTTGAACGGCGGCGTGAGCGCGCGCGTGCACGCGCTGGCCGCGGCGTTGAACGAAGCCGGCCTGGAAACGAAGGCGTCGGATAACGTGCTCAAGGAAATCTGGTCGAAGCTGGCGCTGAACGTGTGCACGTTGCCGACGGCGGCGGTGTATGCGTGGGAAGCGCGCAAGCTGATCGAGCATCAAGGCATGAAGGATTTGATGGCCGAGTTGCTCAAGGAGACGGTGGCCGTTGCTCACGCACAAAACATACCCATGGACTACGACGAGCGTTGGAACGCGATCATCGGGTTACTGGAGCGCATCGCACCTACGTTGAAAGGCTCGATGCCGACCGACATCGAGCACAAGCGGCGCACCGAGATTGACGTGATCAACGGCGCCATCGTCGAAGCCGGTCAGCGGCTCGGCATCCCCACGCCCTACAACAACACCATGGTATGGCTGATCAAGTCGCTGGAGGAGACGTTTGGAATTGAGAATTAA
- a CDS encoding UDP-glucose 4-epimerase yields the protein MADTVLIIGGSGFIGTHVTKQLVERGDRVVNYDMRTWGPQLDWLITPYKASVAFEQGGIESWPQLMAAIKKHKPNKIAHLASPIDLLGLNRNPKMAFDVMVAGTINVLEACRLSDIERFVFFSSIGVLPTIQYQPIDANHPVLMADQGPGSGAYGSAKVAGEAFCWAYRGGYGLDFVIIRPSAAYGFYTTNPTIFINTMVDAAVRGEPVHFTSGREFPRDYTHVHDIAGVTVAALNTPSDRLQHRTFYAATGQKLVTAGEVAEIIKSMIPSAQIEMASGLSEQDKLGIKFRGVHDMKPVEEQLGYTVKFSDIREGIREYIETTQRYYNAANG from the coding sequence ATGGCAGACACAGTCTTAATCATCGGCGGGTCGGGCTTCATCGGCACGCACGTGACGAAGCAACTGGTGGAGCGCGGCGACAGGGTAGTCAATTACGACATGCGGACGTGGGGACCGCAACTCGACTGGCTGATCACGCCCTACAAAGCGAGCGTCGCCTTCGAGCAAGGCGGCATCGAAAGCTGGCCACAGTTGATGGCCGCGATCAAGAAGCACAAGCCGAACAAGATTGCCCATCTCGCCTCGCCGATTGACCTGCTCGGCCTGAACCGCAACCCGAAGATGGCCTTCGACGTGATGGTGGCGGGCACGATCAACGTGCTCGAAGCCTGCCGCCTGTCCGACATCGAGCGGTTCGTGTTCTTCAGTTCCATCGGCGTGCTGCCGACGATTCAATATCAGCCGATTGACGCCAATCATCCCGTGCTGATGGCGGATCAGGGGCCGGGCAGCGGCGCGTATGGCTCAGCCAAGGTGGCGGGCGAGGCGTTCTGCTGGGCGTATCGCGGCGGCTACGGGCTTGACTTCGTCATCATTCGCCCATCGGCGGCCTACGGCTTCTACACCACCAACCCCACCATTTTCATCAACACGATGGTGGATGCAGCCGTGCGCGGCGAGCCGGTGCACTTCACCAGCGGCCGCGAGTTCCCGCGCGACTACACCCACGTGCACGACATCGCCGGCGTCACGGTCGCCGCATTGAACACCCCATCCGACCGGCTGCAACACCGCACCTTCTACGCCGCTACGGGACAAAAGCTGGTGACCGCCGGTGAAGTCGCCGAGATCATCAAGAGCATGATCCCATCGGCGCAGATCGAGATGGCGAGCGGGCTATCCGAGCAGGACAAGCTCGGCATCAAGTTTCGCGGCGTGCACGACATGAAGCCGGTGGAGGAGCAACTGGGCTACACAGTGAAGTTCAGCGACATCCGCGAGGGGATCCGGGAATACATCGAGACGACGCAGCGGTACTACAACGCGGCTAACGGTTAA